One segment of Brassica napus cultivar Da-Ae chromosome C3, Da-Ae, whole genome shotgun sequence DNA contains the following:
- the LOC106433602 gene encoding uncharacterized protein LOC106433602 → MGAAHLSREKVARGFLVCLWLWGFFSLSYAARSGVSKQKFEVKKHLNRLNKPAVKSIQSPDGDIIDCVPITKQPAFDHPFLKDHKIQMKPNYHPEGLFDDNKVSSSTKSKDKEPHIPQLWHRYGKCAEGTIPMRRTKEDDVLRASSVKRYGKKKHRTVPLPKSAEPDLINQSGHQHAIAYVEGDKYYGAKATINVWEPKIQQQNEFSLSQIWLLGGSFGQDLNSIEAGWQVSPDLYGDNNTRLFTYWTSDAYQATGCYNLLCSGFIQINSDIAMGASISPVSGYRNSQYDISILIWKDPKEGHWWMQFGNGYVLGYWPSFLFSYLTESASMIEWGGEVVNSQADGHHTSTQMGSGKFPEEGFSKASYFRNIQVVDSSNNLKAPKGLGTFTEQSNCYDVQPGNNDDWGHFFYYGGPGKNENCP, encoded by the exons ATGGGAGCGGCGCATCTTAGCAGGGAGAAGGTAGCTAGAGGTTTCTTAGTGTGTTTATGGCTTTGGGGTTTCTTCTCGCTATCATACGCCGCGAGGTCCGGCGTATCTAAGCAGAAGTTCGAAGTGAAGAAGCATCTGAACAGGTTGAACAAACCTGCCGTCAAGAGCATTCAG AGCCCAGATGGTGATATCATTGACTGTGTTCCCATCACAAAGCAACCAGCTTTTGATCATCCTTTCCTCAAAGATCACAAGATTCag ATGAAGCCTAACTACCACCCTGAGGGACTCTTTGATGACAACAAAGTGTCTTCTTCCACTAAATCTAAAGACAAGGAACCCCATATCCCTCAGTTATGGCACCGTTATGGCAAATGCGCTGAAGGAACCATTCCCATGAGGAGGACTAAAGAGGACGATGTCTTGAGAGCAAGTTCTGTCAAAAGATATGGCAAGAAGAAGCATAGAACTGTCCCTTTGCCTAAATCTGCTGAACCTGACCTCATCAACCAAAGTGGTCACCAG CATGCCATAGCTTATGTGGAAGGGGATAAATACTATGGAGCTAAAGCGACTATTAATGTGTGGGAGCCAAAGATACAGCAGCAGAACGAGTTCAGCTTGTCGCAGATATGGCTTCTCGGTGGCTCATTCGGACAAGATCTTAACAGCATTGAAGCTGGTTGGCAG GTGAGCCCGGATCTATATGGTGACAACAACACAAGACTCTTCACTTACTGGACC AGTGATGCATATCAAGCTACTGGCTGCTACAATCTTCTTTGCTCAGGCTTTATCCAAATCAATAGCGATATTGCAATGGGAGCAAGCATCTCTCCTGTCTCTGGCTACCGTAACTCGCAGTATGACATCAGCATTCTGATCTGGAAG GATCCAAAAGAGGGACATTGGTGGATGCAATTTGGAAACGGCTACGTTTTAGGATACTGGCCATCTTTTCTCTTCTCCTACTTAACGGAAAGTGCGTCCATGATTGAATGGGGAGGAGAAGTGGTGAACTCACAAGCAGATGGCCACCACACTTCGACGCAAATGGGCAGTGGTAAATTCCCAGAAGAAGGCTTCAGCAAAGCAAGTTACTTCAGGAACATTCAGGTGGTTGATTCTTCAAACAACCTCAAGGCACCTAAAGGACTTGGAACGTTCACTGAGCAGTCTAACTGTTATGATGTTCAACCTGGAAACAATGATGATTGGGGTCATTTCTTCTACTATGGAGGTCCCGGTAAAAACGAGAACTGTCCATAA